In Leuconostoc kimchii IMSNU 11154, one genomic interval encodes:
- a CDS encoding phosphate acetyltransferase yields the protein MTIKELFNLMATHHSHTATLQFYDMADRYILTINDWHLNLNQSVAEDLITQLKSEKFAVITSKNGHPAVKLTQILSS from the coding sequence ATGACAATTAAAGAACTATTTAATCTGATGGCAACACATCATTCACATACTGCAACATTGCAATTTTATGATATGGCAGATCGTTATATCTTAACTATCAATGATTGGCATTTAAATCTCAATCAATCTGTTGCTGAAGACTTAATTACACAATTAAAATCAGAAAAATTTGCAGTAATTACTAGTAAGAATGGGCACCCTGCTGTTAAATTAACACAAATACTATCGTCATAA
- a CDS encoding LURP-one-related/scramblase family protein, with the protein MTKYYLRQRHSVDDGVNIVFDENFQASYLVSGRSGKKNDEIHVQDMSGAVLVRIQQTSFGMLPRFILKYRGHVVGSISLTFGHLGDIVYVRHLNWLISGNFIAGRYFITHNTKKLLSVKPDVRPDGIYNKLTITFDTQTPVHIAIAALLDIWGTKSNPLIKLKWLPGQGNQYELTS; encoded by the coding sequence ATGACAAAATATTACTTAAGACAACGACATAGCGTCGACGATGGTGTCAACATTGTATTTGATGAAAACTTTCAAGCTAGCTATTTGGTTTCAGGCCGCAGTGGTAAAAAGAACGATGAAATCCACGTACAAGACATGTCTGGTGCTGTCCTTGTGCGTATTCAACAAACCTCATTTGGTATGCTGCCAAGATTTATATTAAAATACCGTGGGCACGTTGTTGGCTCAATTAGTCTTACTTTTGGACACCTTGGTGATATCGTGTACGTTCGCCATCTAAACTGGTTAATTTCTGGGAATTTTATTGCTGGTCGATATTTCATTACCCATAATACCAAAAAACTACTCAGTGTCAAGCCCGATGTGCGACCCGATGGTATTTATAATAAATTAACAATCACTTTTGATACGCAGACCCCGGTTCACATTGCAATCGCTGCATTACTTGACATATGGGGCACAAAATCAAACCCCTTAATAAAATTAAAATGGTTACCCGGACAAGGTAATCAATATGAATTAACTTCATAA
- a CDS encoding ABC transporter ATP-binding protein has protein sequence MNNANKRLSPSEIKTQLAQSDTTILEMIQFVFGSVLKRRGLVILNVALLTLMAILNFMVPQFTKNVIDHALMTSNKTILYQNIVWLISTTIILGIVSFASTYMMQMLSQRAITDLRIDTYNFILKQDFAFFQDTKTGDLMVRLTSDISNLQMLISANTFGIIGNIFTFISVLGFLFYQNWLLALLVSLTFPILFITIRFFRGHIRESFSNVRYAQSKINNQLQSTLTEIELIKSYTTEQSETQKFETLANESNDYSLSATKWQAIFQPLVTFINTIGTAIVLLLGSLFVMNGKMSVGDLVAYLAYVAMLQDPIRSFSMLMNVFQTAQVSYDRIKNILSYQPTILEVAHPLEFPNPLQKNINFEDVVFDYDTGTNIALKGVSLTIPAGKTTALVGRSGSGKSTIIKLLTRMYDRTSGLITFDNQDVQSFRLTDLRHNISVVSQDVTIVDGTIADNISYGSENVTTTDLWQAAERADIAEFIRQLPDKLNTAVGERGVKLSGGQKQRLSIARALLKDAPIVILDEATAALDNESEKAIQRALDNLMVAKTAIVIAHRLSTIHKADQIIVMNNGLVSEVGAHDILLRKAGIYKRLYDAQFE, from the coding sequence ATGAATAATGCAAATAAACGTCTGTCTCCCTCAGAAATTAAGACACAATTGGCACAGTCTGATACAACAATCTTAGAGATGATCCAATTTGTTTTTGGATCTGTTTTAAAGCGCCGTGGGCTCGTTATTTTAAATGTTGCACTATTAACTCTCATGGCCATTCTAAATTTCATGGTGCCACAATTCACCAAAAATGTTATTGATCACGCCCTAATGACTTCAAATAAGACCATTCTTTATCAAAATATTGTTTGGCTCATTAGCACAACAATCATTCTAGGAATCGTCAGCTTTGCTTCCACTTATATGATGCAAATGCTCTCACAGCGTGCAATTACAGATCTACGTATTGACACCTATAATTTCATATTAAAACAAGATTTCGCCTTTTTTCAAGACACCAAAACTGGTGATCTGATGGTTCGTTTAACCAGTGATATTAGCAACTTGCAAATGTTAATTAGCGCAAACACTTTTGGCATCATAGGCAATATTTTCACCTTTATCAGTGTTCTTGGTTTTCTATTTTATCAAAATTGGTTACTAGCCTTATTAGTGTCTTTAACTTTTCCAATTTTATTTATAACTATCCGTTTCTTTCGTGGGCACATTCGTGAGTCTTTTTCAAACGTGCGCTATGCCCAAAGTAAAATTAATAATCAATTACAATCAACTTTAACAGAAATTGAGCTCATTAAATCATACACAACAGAACAGAGTGAGACGCAAAAATTTGAAACTCTCGCTAATGAATCAAACGATTACTCACTATCTGCAACAAAGTGGCAAGCGATTTTTCAACCGCTTGTCACGTTTATTAACACAATTGGTACCGCCATTGTCTTGCTACTAGGTTCTTTATTTGTCATGAATGGCAAAATGAGTGTGGGTGACTTGGTCGCCTACTTAGCTTATGTTGCCATGTTACAAGATCCCATTCGATCTTTTTCAATGTTGATGAATGTTTTCCAAACTGCGCAAGTATCCTACGATCGAATTAAAAATATTTTAAGCTATCAACCGACAATTCTTGAGGTAGCTCACCCCCTTGAATTTCCAAATCCTTTACAAAAAAATATTAATTTTGAAGATGTTGTTTTTGATTATGATACAGGCACCAATATCGCTCTTAAGGGTGTTTCATTGACTATCCCAGCTGGTAAAACAACAGCACTGGTTGGCCGTTCTGGATCCGGTAAATCAACTATTATCAAGCTTTTGACACGAATGTATGATCGCACGAGTGGCTTAATTACCTTCGATAATCAAGATGTACAATCCTTTAGGTTGACTGACCTGCGTCACAATATATCAGTAGTTAGTCAGGATGTGACCATTGTTGATGGTACGATAGCTGATAATATCAGCTACGGATCAGAAAATGTTACGACAACTGACCTTTGGCAGGCCGCTGAGCGGGCTGATATTGCTGAGTTTATTCGTCAGTTGCCTGATAAACTCAACACCGCAGTTGGCGAACGTGGCGTCAAATTATCGGGTGGTCAAAAGCAGCGCCTATCAATTGCTCGTGCATTGCTTAAAGATGCACCAATTGTTATTTTAGACGAAGCAACCGCAGCACTAGATAATGAATCCGAAAAAGCTATCCAACGTGCATTAGACAATCTCATGGTGGCCAAAACGGCGATTGTTATTGCTCATCGATTGAGTACAATACATAAAGCTGATCAAATCATCGTGATGAATAATGGCTTGGTCTCTGAGGTTGGCGCACACGACATACTGCTTAGAAAAGCAGGCATTTATAAACGTCTGTATGACGCACAATTCGAATAA
- a CDS encoding amino acid ABC transporter permease — protein MTFDWHYFFHVFPLLIKALPLTLYLAVGIVIVSLIVGGVISYLGLQSFKPLRWFASVYVSGFRAVPAVVQIFLAYYGLPELIPALKTVSPQTIIIFALGFKYAAYMAETFRSAIHSVDYGQQEAAKALHIKQSQYVLRVLWPQAAVNALPTVGNYIIGILKETSLVFVIGVSEMFGEGKLLAGASFKYLEVYVAVGLIYWALVVAYSSLQRAVEWRFKRFEV, from the coding sequence ATGACATTTGATTGGCATTATTTCTTTCACGTATTTCCACTATTAATTAAGGCACTACCGTTGACTTTGTATTTAGCGGTCGGCATTGTGATTGTGTCACTAATTGTTGGCGGTGTTATAAGTTATTTAGGATTACAATCTTTCAAACCGTTGCGATGGTTTGCTAGCGTTTATGTTTCTGGTTTTCGTGCTGTACCGGCCGTTGTTCAAATATTTTTGGCTTATTATGGGTTACCAGAATTGATTCCTGCATTGAAAACGGTATCACCACAGACAATCATTATCTTTGCTCTGGGATTTAAATATGCTGCCTATATGGCAGAAACCTTTCGTTCAGCCATTCATTCAGTTGATTATGGTCAACAAGAAGCAGCTAAAGCATTACATATTAAGCAATCGCAATATGTACTACGTGTGTTGTGGCCTCAGGCTGCTGTGAATGCGTTACCGACGGTAGGAAACTATATTATTGGTATTTTAAAAGAGACCTCTTTGGTCTTTGTTATAGGTGTTTCTGAAATGTTTGGTGAAGGGAAACTTTTGGCTGGTGCTAGTTTTAAGTATCTAGAGGTTTATGTGGCAGTTGGATTAATCTATTGGGCATTAGTTGTTGCCTATAGTAGTCTGCAACGTGCTGTTGAATGGCGTTTTAAGAGATTTGAGGTGTAA
- a CDS encoding amino acid ABC transporter ATP-binding protein, which yields MTKTIIEVNDLSVNINGKAILKDIQFKAEKGQVLTLLGPSGAGKSTLIRTLNGLQNLSSGEILFYDDIKKGDLAQHSGMVFQHFNLFKNLTAIENVASPAWLSGELTKKEALTKAHVLLKQLNVDQQAQQYPASLSGGQKQRVGIARALMTNAPILLLDEPTSALDPESIQEVLLAIADIIKATDKTVILVTHELRFAKQISDKIIFMYDGQIIANEPTHEFFSTQSNQHIQNFLQSENTENIHYA from the coding sequence ATGACAAAAACAATAATTGAAGTGAATGATTTAAGTGTCAATATTAACGGTAAAGCGATTTTAAAAGACATTCAATTTAAAGCGGAAAAAGGTCAAGTACTCACACTTCTTGGACCATCAGGGGCAGGTAAATCGACCCTTATTCGAACGCTGAATGGGTTACAAAACTTGTCTTCTGGTGAAATATTATTTTATGATGACATTAAGAAAGGTGATTTGGCTCAGCATAGTGGTATGGTTTTTCAACATTTTAACCTGTTCAAGAATTTGACGGCCATTGAAAATGTGGCTAGCCCTGCATGGTTATCTGGTGAATTAACTAAAAAAGAAGCGTTAACTAAGGCACACGTGTTGTTGAAACAATTAAATGTTGATCAACAAGCGCAACAATACCCAGCGTCCCTCTCTGGTGGGCAAAAGCAGCGCGTAGGTATTGCACGCGCCTTGATGACCAATGCGCCTATTTTATTATTGGACGAACCAACCTCAGCGTTAGATCCAGAAAGTATTCAGGAAGTATTGTTAGCGATTGCTGATATCATTAAAGCAACTGATAAAACTGTTATTTTGGTTACCCATGAGCTACGTTTTGCAAAACAAATTTCAGATAAAATTATTTTTATGTATGATGGTCAAATTATCGCAAATGAACCAACCCATGAGTTCTTTAGCACACAATCAAATCAGCATATACAAAACTTTTTGCAATCAGAAAACACAGAAAATATACATTATGCTTAA
- a CDS encoding uracil-DNA glycosylase — protein sequence MPLSHTSWAPNVKKKLTSDQIENISAFLARVYQNAVVFPPKDKVFAALVATTLQNTKVVIMGQDPYHELGQAQGLSFSVPDVVPAPPSLRNILTELTDDVGTRSSHDLTSWTTQGVLLLNAVLTVPEGRANAHAKGVWEPLTDAIIQIASEDDQPKVFILWGKYAQSKRQLIDETRHLVIASAHPSPLSAYRGFFGSRPFSKANAFLIKNSREPIKWLE from the coding sequence ATGCCATTATCACATACATCATGGGCACCAAATGTTAAGAAAAAATTAACATCTGATCAGATAGAGAATATTAGCGCATTTCTGGCGCGCGTTTATCAAAATGCGGTCGTTTTTCCGCCAAAAGATAAAGTGTTTGCAGCACTTGTAGCTACGACACTTCAAAATACTAAAGTTGTTATCATGGGACAGGATCCCTACCATGAGTTGGGACAAGCACAAGGACTAAGTTTTTCGGTGCCTGATGTTGTACCAGCGCCACCTTCATTGCGCAATATATTAACTGAATTGACCGATGATGTTGGTACACGATCTTCGCATGATTTGACATCTTGGACAACGCAGGGTGTTTTGTTGTTGAATGCGGTTTTGACTGTACCAGAGGGTCGTGCTAATGCTCATGCTAAAGGTGTGTGGGAACCATTAACTGACGCTATTATTCAAATTGCTTCTGAAGATGACCAACCAAAGGTGTTTATTTTGTGGGGGAAGTATGCACAATCAAAGCGTCAATTGATTGATGAAACAAGACATCTTGTGATTGCCTCAGCGCACCCAAGCCCTTTGTCTGCTTATCGTGGCTTTTTTGGTAGTCGGCCATTTTCAAAAGCTAATGCGTTTTTAATTAAAAATAGTCGAGAGCCGATAAAGTGGTTGGAGTGA
- the serC gene encoding 3-phosphoserine/phosphohydroxythreonine transaminase codes for MKTYNFSAGPGVMPEEVITTIKQEFENNERSHMSIVEISHRSKKFQNIIISAEQKLRQLMQIPDDYAVVFLQGGGSMQFEMMPLNFATQHQNIAVLDSGNFSKKAEEAARQIGKNTTILASTKDQHYQKLPTLPSNFDASAFDYLHIVTNSTIEGAAFHQANLPQTSGRLIADMSSNILAEPYNVSDFDAIFAGGQKNLGPAGVTVAIIKKSWLAEQDLTGVGPMMRYQNHIDKQSMYNTSPVFSVYALDLVLSWVIEQGGVAEMHRQNLEKSGKLYAYLDQSDFYTAPVEKTARSLTNIVFTTGNLERDKAIAQQAEAAGLFNLAGHRSVGGFRASLYNAQPAAAVDALIAFLQKVEQNA; via the coding sequence ATGAAAACGTACAATTTTTCTGCTGGACCAGGCGTCATGCCAGAAGAAGTCATAACAACAATCAAACAAGAATTTGAAAATAACGAACGATCACATATGAGTATTGTTGAAATATCCCATCGTTCCAAAAAATTCCAAAATATAATCATAAGTGCTGAACAAAAATTGCGCCAGTTGATGCAAATTCCTGATGATTATGCTGTTGTATTCTTACAGGGTGGCGGGTCAATGCAGTTTGAAATGATGCCTCTAAACTTTGCTACGCAACATCAAAACATTGCAGTCCTTGATTCCGGTAATTTTTCTAAAAAAGCTGAGGAAGCAGCCCGACAAATTGGTAAAAATACGACCATATTGGCTAGCACAAAAGATCAACATTATCAAAAATTACCGACTTTACCATCAAACTTTGATGCAAGTGCGTTTGATTATCTACATATTGTTACAAATAGTACGATTGAGGGAGCTGCCTTTCATCAAGCTAATTTGCCACAAACATCGGGTAGGCTTATTGCGGATATGAGCTCGAATATATTGGCAGAACCTTATAACGTCTCAGATTTCGATGCCATATTTGCTGGCGGTCAAAAGAATCTTGGACCTGCTGGTGTTACGGTAGCAATCATTAAAAAATCTTGGTTGGCTGAACAAGATTTAACAGGTGTTGGGCCAATGATGCGTTATCAAAATCATATCGATAAACAGTCAATGTATAATACATCACCAGTATTTTCAGTTTATGCGCTAGATTTGGTATTGTCATGGGTTATTGAACAAGGTGGTGTGGCTGAGATGCATCGGCAAAATTTGGAAAAATCAGGAAAACTATATGCTTATCTTGATCAGTCAGATTTTTATACAGCACCTGTTGAAAAGACGGCGCGTTCCTTAACAAATATTGTGTTTACAACTGGTAATCTTGAGCGTGACAAAGCCATTGCGCAACAGGCTGAAGCAGCTGGATTATTTAATCTTGCAGGTCACAGATCAGTTGGTGGATTTAGAGCTTCACTTTATAACGCGCAACCTGCTGCTGCAGTGGACGCGTTAATTGCATTCTTACAGAAAGTAGAACAGAACGCATGA
- a CDS encoding MmgE/PrpD family protein codes for MLKTTDIAAWALSQKPTVNKNIYKLAKMALLDYIAVVSLGQKEAAYHSLKQTFTSSDDGTKALKLGFAAHLLDLDDMQDDLRGHPGAVIFSSIFALNDSVTIDEVLDAYVIGLEIAARLGDLVNPNLYETGHHASSHLGQIGAAVALSYLRHDNEVMMAKVIGLAITEAQGSLFQFGSDVKSFHIGLSARAAIDAIKFTQTDLTGQLNGLFVEKSIIDQYHALDTIALDQWFQAFGRPWKIEKLWFKQYPFCSAAYRAVDALLIIKKNHHATRENVTALTVSFGIGRDAALRYKQPKTGIEGRFSIEYILWQVLGDISPLSRNPYQVELLSQSPSNLITRVYETQEAANLSSEVSLTLTNGQQLSARIFDPVGSPKNPLALTQILEKIALSFSKTQVQQMIEAIEQNNWHAIKQFVVI; via the coding sequence ATGCTTAAAACAACTGACATTGCTGCATGGGCGTTATCACAGAAACCAACAGTCAATAAAAATATTTATAAATTAGCAAAAATGGCCCTGTTAGATTATATTGCAGTTGTCTCCCTTGGTCAAAAAGAAGCTGCGTATCACTCACTCAAACAAACCTTTACATCTTCTGACGACGGAACAAAGGCATTAAAGTTAGGTTTTGCGGCACATTTGTTAGATTTGGATGACATGCAGGATGATTTGAGAGGACATCCTGGTGCTGTTATTTTTTCGAGTATTTTTGCCTTAAACGATTCAGTGACTATTGATGAGGTTTTAGATGCCTATGTCATTGGTTTAGAAATTGCAGCACGCCTTGGTGATCTCGTTAATCCAAATTTGTACGAAACGGGACATCATGCCAGTTCACATTTAGGTCAGATTGGTGCGGCTGTTGCTTTGAGTTATCTGCGACACGATAATGAAGTCATGATGGCAAAAGTCATTGGCCTAGCTATTACAGAGGCACAAGGTTCATTATTTCAATTTGGATCGGATGTTAAATCCTTTCATATTGGATTGTCTGCTAGAGCTGCAATTGATGCAATTAAATTTACACAAACCGATCTTACCGGTCAATTGAATGGTTTGTTTGTCGAAAAAAGTATCATTGATCAATATCATGCGTTGGATACCATAGCATTAGATCAGTGGTTTCAAGCGTTCGGCAGACCGTGGAAAATTGAAAAACTATGGTTTAAGCAGTATCCTTTCTGCTCGGCGGCTTATCGCGCTGTTGATGCGTTGCTAATAATTAAGAAAAATCATCATGCCACACGTGAGAATGTGACAGCTTTGACAGTATCTTTTGGTATTGGTCGGGATGCTGCATTACGCTATAAACAGCCTAAAACAGGCATAGAAGGTCGTTTTTCAATAGAATATATCTTGTGGCAGGTTTTAGGCGATATTAGTCCACTGAGTAGAAATCCTTACCAAGTAGAGTTATTATCTCAGTCACCGAGCAATTTGATTACCCGCGTTTATGAAACCCAAGAAGCGGCAAATTTGTCAAGTGAGGTGTCGTTAACTTTGACAAATGGACAACAATTATCAGCACGTATTTTTGACCCTGTTGGATCACCTAAAAATCCATTGGCACTGACACAAATTTTAGAAAAAATAGCGCTTAGCTTTTCTAAAACGCAAGTGCAACAGATGATAGAAGCTATAGAGCAAAATAATTGGCACGCGATTAAACAATTTGTTGTCATATAA
- a CDS encoding class-II fumarase/aspartase family protein, producing the protein MTTLNNGSHPIDYAVTGGNFGTADMRDIWSEKNRLKQQFVIEQALAKVEGEANVIPQLAAETIDKIKFEDIDFDNVITVSHAKQHSLLGLIQELQRLAGHNGEYIHYGATTQDIVDTGLVLQIRSSIELITLRLQKIIATLTQLTKKYAQTPYMAHTHGVQAVPITLGFKFARYVDEFKRHLQRLEQSKSDVLTGNFAGAVGSHSALGEQGLVIERRLLDELQLNTPEVAWHTAPDRIVNYTSILTLIGATAGKLGKELFHAAGNEINEITEPFVGQVGSSTMPHKRNPENFEGVWALVEPIFQSQNLLQHSLLSLGERDASSWKMLWLALPEIHNYLDVQLSTLVHILPNIEIHTKKIAENAAILGPLVYAEKLMIDLGKTIGKQTAHEVIYEAAMATLSQPENFLQRVADNSLVTFSEAELEAIVAQQDVTVAIPTIIQNILGEKV; encoded by the coding sequence ATGACGACATTAAATAATGGATCACACCCTATTGATTATGCGGTTACAGGGGGGAATTTTGGAACGGCTGATATGCGTGATATTTGGTCAGAAAAAAACCGGTTAAAGCAACAATTTGTCATTGAACAGGCTTTGGCAAAAGTTGAAGGTGAGGCAAACGTCATTCCGCAACTTGCTGCTGAAACAATTGATAAAATCAAATTTGAAGATATTGATTTTGATAATGTGATTACTGTGAGCCATGCAAAGCAGCATTCATTATTAGGTTTAATTCAAGAACTGCAACGGTTGGCTGGTCATAATGGGGAGTATATTCATTATGGCGCAACGACGCAAGATATTGTCGACACGGGTTTAGTTTTACAAATTCGATCGTCTATTGAGCTAATTACGTTGCGATTACAAAAAATCATTGCAACATTAACGCAATTAACCAAGAAGTACGCTCAAACACCGTATATGGCGCATACACATGGTGTACAAGCGGTGCCTATTACTTTAGGGTTTAAATTTGCTCGTTATGTCGATGAATTTAAACGCCATTTGCAAAGGCTAGAACAGTCTAAAAGTGATGTCTTGACGGGTAACTTTGCTGGTGCAGTGGGTTCGCATTCGGCTTTAGGCGAGCAAGGACTTGTGATAGAACGTCGTTTATTGGACGAACTACAACTTAATACGCCTGAAGTAGCGTGGCATACAGCGCCAGATAGAATTGTTAATTACACAAGCATTTTGACATTAATCGGTGCAACAGCTGGAAAATTAGGTAAAGAATTATTTCATGCGGCTGGCAATGAAATTAATGAAATCACGGAACCGTTTGTTGGTCAGGTTGGTTCATCAACCATGCCTCACAAACGAAACCCTGAAAATTTTGAAGGTGTATGGGCACTTGTTGAACCGATATTTCAATCACAAAACTTGTTGCAACATAGTTTATTGAGTTTAGGCGAACGGGATGCTAGTAGCTGGAAAATGTTATGGTTGGCGCTACCAGAGATTCATAATTATTTGGATGTACAGTTAAGCACATTAGTTCATATTTTACCAAATATTGAAATTCACACTAAAAAAATTGCTGAAAATGCAGCCATATTAGGACCATTGGTTTATGCTGAAAAACTGATGATTGATTTGGGAAAAACAATTGGTAAACAAACGGCACATGAAGTGATTTACGAAGCGGCTATGGCAACGTTGTCGCAACCGGAAAACTTTTTACAGCGTGTTGCCGATAATTCATTGGTTACCTTTTCCGAAGCAGAATTAGAAGCGATTGTAGCACAACAAGATGTCACGGTTGCTATCCCAACAATTATTCAAAACATTTTAGGAGAAAAAGTATGA
- a CDS encoding transporter substrate-binding domain-containing protein yields MSKQSQFIIGGIIAVVVVGGGFLIVKNNASYEKKTTTTNKATQTITLGSTGASFPSSYKSGDKLVGFDVEVAQKAAKLAGYRVKWVNADFDGLWGQLDTNRVQGIANAVSFTPERQAKYQFTDAYYNDEAKVAVPTSSKAKKLSDLDNQKVAGVAGSNNITALQSVNKSIVVAPFENRDSATQAVLSEKVAGVVNSGPILSATIKKNHLKLRLLPDTIQKTKVGIVFKKDDAGKKYAKSFNKAFVELAKQGEIEKLSKQYFGYDVSNHDLEK; encoded by the coding sequence ATGAGTAAACAAAGTCAGTTTATTATTGGTGGTATTATAGCAGTTGTCGTCGTAGGTGGTGGATTTTTGATTGTTAAGAACAACGCATCATATGAAAAGAAAACAACGACCACTAATAAAGCAACTCAGACCATTACGTTGGGATCAACGGGTGCTTCATTTCCATCATCATATAAATCGGGGGATAAATTAGTTGGTTTTGATGTTGAAGTTGCTCAAAAAGCTGCTAAATTAGCAGGTTATCGTGTAAAATGGGTGAATGCCGATTTTGATGGTTTATGGGGACAGCTAGATACTAATCGTGTTCAAGGTATTGCTAATGCTGTCTCGTTTACACCAGAACGTCAAGCCAAGTATCAATTTACTGACGCTTATTATAATGATGAAGCTAAGGTAGCCGTTCCAACAAGCAGCAAGGCTAAAAAACTTTCTGATTTAGATAACCAAAAAGTTGCTGGTGTCGCTGGTTCCAATAACATCACAGCATTACAGTCAGTTAATAAATCAATTGTGGTCGCACCGTTTGAAAACCGTGACAGCGCAACACAGGCTGTGCTGTCTGAAAAAGTGGCAGGCGTTGTGAATTCTGGTCCAATTTTATCAGCAACAATCAAAAAGAATCATTTGAAGTTGCGATTATTACCTGACACAATTCAGAAGACAAAAGTAGGAATTGTTTTTAAAAAGGATGATGCGGGTAAAAAGTACGCCAAGTCATTTAACAAAGCGTTTGTAGAATTAGCTAAGCAAGGTGAGATTGAAAAGTTATCAAAGCAGTATTTTGGCTACGATGTTTCTAACCATGACTTAGAAAAGTAA
- the pta gene encoding phosphate acetyltransferase, which yields MVELFEQLKHKINGKNKRIVFPEGTDKRIQGAAIRLANEKLVTPILLGDEKAIAQTAAAQQFDLSGVEIIDPKRYGAEALAELNAALVERRKGKTDAETASKWLQDVNYFGTMLVYVGKADGMVSGATHPTGDTVRPALQLIKTAPGSSRISGAFIMQKGDERYVFSDAAINIDIDAETMAEIAVQSAQTAKVFDIEPKVAMLSFSTKGSAKSPLVDKVVEATKLAKKMAPELAHQIDGELQFDAAFVDAVAAAKAPDSEVAGHANTFIFPSLESGNIGYKIAQRLGGYEAIGPILQGLAKPVSDLSRGANEEDVYKVAIITAAQALVR from the coding sequence ATGGTTGAATTATTTGAACAATTAAAACATAAAATTAATGGTAAAAACAAGCGAATTGTGTTTCCAGAAGGAACAGATAAACGTATTCAAGGTGCAGCCATTCGTTTAGCTAATGAAAAGCTTGTGACGCCCATTTTATTAGGGGATGAAAAAGCCATTGCTCAGACTGCTGCAGCGCAACAATTTGATTTATCAGGAGTAGAGATCATTGACCCTAAACGTTATGGCGCAGAGGCGTTAGCAGAATTAAATGCAGCTTTAGTTGAACGCCGTAAAGGTAAGACAGATGCAGAGACTGCCAGTAAATGGTTACAAGATGTCAACTATTTTGGTACGATGCTAGTTTATGTTGGCAAAGCTGATGGTATGGTTTCGGGTGCTACTCACCCAACGGGGGATACTGTCAGGCCGGCACTACAACTCATTAAAACAGCACCAGGCTCATCACGTATTTCAGGTGCCTTTATTATGCAGAAGGGTGATGAACGCTATGTTTTTTCAGACGCTGCAATTAACATCGATATTGATGCTGAAACAATGGCTGAAATCGCTGTGCAATCAGCTCAAACTGCGAAAGTATTTGACATTGAACCGAAAGTTGCTATGCTGTCCTTTTCGACGAAGGGTTCGGCTAAGTCACCATTAGTTGATAAAGTTGTTGAAGCGACAAAGTTGGCAAAAAAAATGGCACCCGAATTAGCGCATCAAATTGATGGTGAATTACAGTTTGATGCTGCTTTTGTTGACGCGGTTGCTGCAGCCAAAGCACCTGATTCTGAGGTTGCTGGTCATGCAAACACGTTTATTTTTCCTAGTCTTGAATCAGGTAACATTGGTTACAAGATAGCACAACGGTTGGGCGGTTATGAAGCTATTGGACCTATTTTGCAGGGATTGGCTAAACCAGTGTCTGATTTATCACGTGGGGCCAATGAAGAAGATGTTTATAAGGTAGCTATTATTACTGCAGCACAAGCTTTAGTGCGCTAA